The Arthrobacter sp. NicSoilC5 genome has a window encoding:
- a CDS encoding DUF1684 domain-containing protein: MSEEQHGAAEENPADISALDIADWRLRTFALYDNVRRISAESPSEAHSYWRHQRDLMFATHPASALTAADKARFSGLKTADYDPIYRFHVPLTKEGAGREMSVDTGTDGVVNFVRLGTFDLPEMGQLGVWKIHGYGGGIFVPFRDATAGQPGGTYGAGRYLLDTIKGAFHGVSGTGPGATFVLDFNFAYNPSCAYNEAWACPLPGPSNRLAVEIPVGELY, translated from the coding sequence ATGTCGGAAGAGCAGCACGGCGCAGCCGAAGAGAATCCCGCGGACATTTCCGCCCTGGACATTGCCGACTGGCGGCTGCGGACGTTTGCGCTCTACGACAATGTCCGCCGGATCTCCGCCGAGAGCCCGTCCGAGGCGCACTCGTACTGGCGCCACCAGCGGGACCTGATGTTCGCAACGCACCCGGCCTCCGCCCTGACAGCGGCGGACAAGGCGCGCTTTTCCGGCCTCAAGACTGCTGACTACGATCCGATTTACCGCTTCCATGTCCCGCTCACCAAGGAAGGTGCAGGCCGGGAGATGAGCGTGGACACGGGAACCGACGGCGTGGTCAACTTCGTCCGGCTGGGAACGTTCGACCTGCCGGAAATGGGCCAGCTGGGGGTGTGGAAGATCCATGGGTACGGCGGCGGCATCTTCGTTCCGTTCCGCGACGCCACGGCCGGCCAGCCGGGTGGAACCTATGGGGCCGGCCGCTACCTGCTGGACACCATCAAGGGCGCGTTCCACGGGGTCAGCGGCACGGGTCCCGGCGCCACCTTTGTGCTGGACTTCAACTTCGCCTACAACCCCTCCTGCGCCTACAACGAGGCGTGGGCCTGCCCGCTGCCCGGGCCATCAAACCGGCTGGCAGTGGAAATTCCCGTGGGCGAGCTGTACTGA
- a CDS encoding GtrA family protein — translation MREGLSAPAATETATRRFPATRHYRGVLRFPVIRQLLRFSGVGVICTAASLGLYALLRPWLGAQLANAVALVLTSLLNTALNRRLTFKIAGQQRRTRDHLNGLVVIAVALVITGSSLGVLHWFNPDATVGDELVATTLSGFLATAVRFSMLRHWIFRRARHR, via the coding sequence GTGAGGGAGGGCCTGTCCGCACCCGCCGCCACGGAGACCGCTACCCGGCGCTTTCCCGCCACCAGGCACTACCGTGGTGTCCTGCGCTTTCCGGTCATCCGGCAGCTGCTGCGTTTTTCCGGCGTCGGGGTTATTTGCACCGCGGCGTCCCTGGGGCTTTACGCGCTGCTGCGGCCGTGGCTGGGCGCCCAGTTGGCCAACGCCGTGGCGCTGGTCCTCACATCGCTGCTGAACACGGCCCTGAACCGGCGGCTGACCTTCAAGATTGCCGGCCAGCAACGCCGAACCCGCGACCACCTCAACGGCCTGGTGGTGATTGCCGTGGCCTTGGTGATCACCGGCAGCAGCCTGGGCGTGCTGCACTGGTTCAACCCGGACGCCACCGTGGGTGACGAACTGGTGGCCACCACGCTTTCCGGCTTCCTGGCCACCGCCGTGCGCTTCAGCATGCTGCGGCACTGGATTTTCCGCCGCGCGCGCCACCGCTAG
- a CDS encoding cysteine desulfurase family protein — MIFLDAAATTPVRREVLDAMWPYLTGGFGNPSSHHTLGEAAAAALAQARRAVADVLGCRQGDVVFTSGGTEADNLAVKGIALARQAANPLLDRVVISAVEHPAVEESARYLERFHGFTVDVVPVDSTGRVTPEALARVLRPETALVSIMYANNEVGTIQPIAGLAELARAQGIPFHTDAVQAAGWLPLDTRPLGVDAMSISGHKLGAPKGCGVLFVRSRTRLEPVIHGGGQERGRRSGTENVAGAVGLAAALTLARDRQAGEQARVAALRDRFIAAVLAGVPDAVLTGHPSERLPSVASFCFPGTSGESVLLELERRGVVCSSGSACAAGSDAPSAVLTAMGIPAEVAQTAVRFSFDAAVTQEDLDAAAAAVQAAVAGVRNLGAGQGR, encoded by the coding sequence GTGATCTTCCTTGACGCCGCCGCCACCACCCCGGTCCGCCGTGAGGTGCTGGACGCCATGTGGCCCTACCTCACCGGTGGATTCGGGAACCCCTCCAGCCACCACACCCTGGGCGAGGCGGCGGCCGCGGCTCTCGCGCAGGCGCGGAGGGCCGTGGCGGATGTCCTTGGCTGCCGGCAAGGCGACGTGGTGTTCACCTCGGGTGGAACCGAAGCGGACAACCTGGCGGTAAAAGGCATTGCCCTGGCCCGGCAGGCGGCAAACCCGCTGCTGGACCGGGTGGTGATCAGCGCCGTCGAACACCCCGCCGTGGAGGAATCCGCCCGCTACCTGGAGCGCTTCCACGGCTTTACCGTCGACGTGGTCCCGGTGGATTCAACCGGCCGCGTCACGCCCGAAGCACTTGCCCGGGTGCTGCGCCCGGAAACCGCGCTGGTGAGCATCATGTACGCCAACAACGAGGTGGGAACCATCCAACCCATCGCCGGGCTGGCGGAACTGGCCCGCGCCCAGGGCATCCCGTTCCACACCGACGCCGTCCAGGCCGCCGGCTGGCTGCCGCTCGACACCCGCCCGCTGGGCGTGGATGCGATGAGCATCTCGGGGCACAAGCTGGGCGCACCCAAAGGCTGCGGAGTGCTGTTTGTCCGGAGCCGTACGCGCCTGGAACCGGTCATCCACGGCGGCGGCCAGGAGCGGGGCCGCCGGTCCGGAACGGAAAATGTTGCCGGCGCGGTGGGGCTCGCCGCCGCCCTCACGCTTGCCCGGGACCGGCAGGCAGGGGAGCAGGCAAGGGTTGCAGCGCTGCGGGACCGGTTCATTGCAGCCGTCCTGGCAGGCGTGCCGGATGCCGTCCTCACCGGGCATCCGTCCGAGCGGCTGCCATCAGTGGCGTCGTTTTGCTTCCCCGGTACCAGCGGCGAGTCGGTGCTCCTCGAGCTGGAACGCCGCGGCGTGGTCTGCTCCAGCGGCTCGGCATGCGCCGCGGGCTCGGACGCGCCGTCGGCCGTGCTCACCGCCATGGGTATTCCGGCAGAGGTGGCCCAGACGGCGGTCCGCTTCAGCTTCGACGCCGCGGTGACGCAGGAGGACCTCGACGCTGCCGCGGCTGCCGTCCAGGCGGCCGTCGCCGGGGTCAGGAACCTGGGAGCGGGCCAGGGCCGGTAG
- the nadC gene encoding carboxylating nicotinate-nucleotide diphosphorylase, translating into MTEPAVIDQAVFRRPPLDLTLPSAPVRDILERAFAEDAPSGDITSQLLIPAGARATAVLNARVPGVLSGATVFRDAMELVDPATQVELLVADGESFDAGMHLARVTGSARSVLLAERVALNLVQRMSAIATKTAEFVRLAEGTRARITDTRKTTPGLRILERFAVRCGGGANHRYSLSDAVLAKDNHLAVMTGGDPAKLTALLLAAKAQLGHTTHFEVEVDRMEQIEPVLAAGVDTIMLDNFSIEELTAGVALVAGRARVEASGNVNTGTVAAIAATGVDVISVGALTHSVAALDLGLDVELAAG; encoded by the coding sequence ATGACTGAACCCGCCGTGATCGACCAGGCCGTGTTTCGGCGCCCACCGCTGGACCTTACCCTTCCGTCGGCCCCCGTCAGGGACATCCTGGAGCGGGCCTTCGCCGAGGACGCACCCTCCGGCGACATCACCTCGCAGCTGCTCATCCCCGCCGGTGCCCGCGCCACCGCCGTCCTGAACGCCCGCGTGCCGGGCGTCCTTAGCGGAGCCACCGTCTTCCGCGACGCCATGGAGCTGGTGGACCCCGCCACGCAGGTGGAGTTGCTGGTGGCGGACGGGGAATCGTTCGACGCCGGAATGCACCTTGCGCGGGTCACCGGCAGTGCCCGCTCGGTGCTGCTGGCAGAACGCGTGGCGCTCAACCTTGTCCAGCGGATGTCCGCCATCGCCACGAAGACCGCCGAATTCGTGCGGCTCGCCGAGGGCACCCGGGCCCGCATCACCGATACGCGCAAGACCACCCCCGGCCTGCGCATCCTGGAACGGTTCGCGGTCCGTTGCGGCGGCGGTGCAAACCACCGGTACAGCCTCTCCGACGCCGTGCTGGCCAAGGACAACCACCTTGCCGTGATGACCGGCGGGGACCCGGCCAAGCTCACGGCCCTCCTCCTGGCCGCCAAGGCACAGCTGGGACACACTACCCACTTCGAAGTCGAGGTGGACCGCATGGAACAAATCGAACCCGTGCTGGCCGCTGGCGTGGACACCATCATGCTGGACAACTTCAGCATCGAAGAGCTCACAGCCGGGGTTGCCCTCGTGGCCGGACGTGCCCGGGTGGAGGCCAGCGGCAACGTGAACACCGGCACGGTCGCGGCCATCGCGGCCACTGGTGTGGATGTCATCTCCGTTGGCGCACTCACCCACTCCGTGGCCGCGCTGGACCTGGGCCTCGACGTCGAACTGGCCGCCGGGTGA